The Parasteatoda tepidariorum isolate YZ-2023 unplaced genomic scaffold, CAS_Ptep_4.0 HiC_scaffold_3930, whole genome shotgun sequence DNA segment TATTTATTACATGTGCAGATGGTAggagagtaaaaataaaagcgaTCCTTGACTCAGCTTCTAATATATgcgtattaaagaaaaatatgagcGATTTATTAGggattaaaaaagagaaaataaaaacaccgATTTCAGGATTAAACGGATCGGTTCAAAACATTAATTGGAAATTAACTACATCCATTTCGAATgaagattttagttttaatgaattaattgaattttatgtgGTTGATAATATTACGGGGCTCACACCGCCCACTACTTTAGACATTTCACAAATAGAGATtcctcattttttgaaattagccGATGAGTCATTTTATGAAGCTACTGAAGTGCACGCGTTGATaagttctgatatttttttcaaggttttgaaacaaaatacgtataaaataaatgatgatcTGTTTTTTAAAGAGTCGTTATTGGGGTGGATAGCTTGCGGTAAACTTAAAGAAAGCGAAATTACTCAGGAAAGATATTGTTTTCTAACTAAAAATGATTCGTTACAAGATACactaaaactgttttttgaTTTGGAGGGGCTTGGGATTAAAGACGATCCAATTTTATAAGAGAATGATCAGgccatgaaaatatttaatgaaactgtTGAATTCAAAGACGGTCGTTACATAGTGCAATTTCCATTTAGAAAAGACTATAATGAACTTGctgataattattctttagcGAAACAACGTTTTCGAAGCTTATGGAAAAGATTTACGCATGACCCGGATCTCTATGATAGATACCGTGAAATTATACAGGATTATACAAGTCAAGGCATTATAGAAATAGTTAAACTTGATAGTATACAGGATGAATGTGAAAgacctatattttatttaccccATATGGccgttaaaaaagaaagtttaacaACATCGTTAAGAATTGTGTTTGACGCTGCTGCGCACGAGGTCAATGAACTCTCTCTCAATGACTGTTTGTGGCCAGGGCCCAATTTAAACCCCAATCTTTTGTATGTACTTATTGAATTTAGACTCAACCGAACAGCTTTCTGTTCTGTGAAGCAGGCTTTCCTTCAAATAGGTCTTGCTGAGGTACACAAAGACGCAGTAAGATTCTTTTGGAGCAATGATGAACCAAGTGTTTCTAAGGATCACAAATTAATTATCTTCCATTTTAATAGAGTGAACTTTGGAGTTAACTCAAGTCCATTTCTACTCGCTGCTACTATTAGGCACcatatcaaaaaatatgaaaatgatctTCCTGTTATAATTCAACTACTAGATAGAAATCTTTATGTGGATGATTTATAAAGTGTTGGGACTTTTATGGAACACcaatgaagattatttttctgtagATACCAGAAGCCTCCTAAAATTCGTCTCCTCAAGCAAAAGTACAAAACGTTCGATACTCCAGGCTATAGGGAATATATTTGACCCTTTAGGGTTGATTTCATGCTTCACCATACGAATGAAATGTCTGATCCAAGAACTGTGGAGTGAAAAAATTCCTTGGGATGAATCCTTGCCACCGAAAATAGAGAAAGGGTGGATTAAATGGTGTGAAGAGATACCTTTTTTGGAAAATCTTAAGATACCTAGACTGGTTCTTAATTCTATATCCAAGGAGGATATCGTGGAGGAGATTCATAGTTTTTGTGACGCTAGTAAGAACGCATACGAAGCTACAGTATATTTGAAAGTTTACACTCCAAATGAACCGATCGTTAGACTTTTGACTTCTAAAAGCCGAGTAGCTTCTTTGAATAGTGTGACTCTGCCTAGATTGGAATTGCTGGGAGCTCTAGTTGCAGCTCGCTTGACATCTAAAGTTGAGAAGATTGTGAATCTAAAAAGGTCTTCAATTGCATATCATTGGACTGACTCTAAAATTGCACTCTACTGGATAAAGGGAAAGACAACTCGTTGGAAACAATTCGTTGCTAATCGAGTTAAAGAAATAGCCACTTTGACAGATCCAAACTCCTGGCACCATTGTGCAGGTACAGATAATCCTGCAGATATTCTCTCTCGTGGAATTAGTGCTGAATGTTTGGTTGATAGTTCCAGGTGGTGGACAGGTGCTGAATTTTTGATAGAATCTGATTTTCAAGAAACTTTAGAGCAATCATTTCCTGATATAAAATCCCTTGCAGAAAGTGAAAAAGGAACAATTTTCCGAGAAGCAAAAACTGTTTCCTCAACCGAGAGTACGGAAGAGACTGTTTTGCTAACTGATGAttcacagataaaatttttgaactctcaaataattattataaaattaatcatattttgtgTTATATTTGCAGATTTCTTCATAATTGTAAGCATAAGGATAAGAAAATGGGACCCTCGACAGTTGACGAGGTAGAGTATTCTGAAAGTATCCTGATTTAGCATTTTCAGAAGACACTGGTAAATGAGAACAATTTTTCTCGCAATATTTGTAGCTTAAATCCCTTTGTAGATGGTTACGGTTTAATAAGAGTAGGTGGAAGGCTCGATAATGCTTCAGTACCCTTTGATCAAAAGCATCAGATAATCTTACCGAAAAAGtccaaattaagtaaaatttacttcCATAGTTTACACAGGAAATTACTTCATATTGGCCCTCAAGGTTTGTTAAGTGcagttagattaaaattttggcCTTTAGGAGGTCATAATCTTGCACGTCAAACTGTACATCAATGTGTAACATGTTTCACATCTAAGCCCTTCCTTTCCACTCAAATTATGGGTAATTTACCAAGTGAAAGAGTCAACATGTCACCCCCATTTTCCGTCACAGGTATAGGCCTGTGCGGCCCTTTTACTgttaaatataaacatcaaCGTAAGGGTACTCTCAACAaagtatatatttgtatttttatttgtttttccacAAAAGCCATCCATCTTGAGCAGCTGACTGATTTGACTTCCGATTCGATGATTGCCACATTGAAACGATTTACGAGTAGACGCGGAAAATGTTCCAAAATCTATACTGATAATGCCACTAATTTTGTTGGAGCTAATTCTcaattaaagaagttttatggattaattaattttccagaTCAAATTTTGGCTAATTATTTTACCTCTGAAGGCATAGAATGGAATTTTATTCCACCAAAATCACCCCATTTTGGTGGTCTTTGGGAGGTGGGTGTAAAATCAGTAAAACATCATCTTAAAAGAGCAGttggaaaatttcatttcacttaCGAAGAGATGGAAACAATAGTTATTCAAATCGAAGGAATTCTGAATAGTCGCCCCCTTTGCCCCTTAAGCGGTGATAATGAcagttttgatgttttaacACCAGGTCATTTCCTAATAGGGAGGCCTATAACATCAATTGTCGAACCAAATTTAACTGATCTCAATGATAATCGTCTAAGTCGGTGGCAGAAAACTACAAAAGTTGTACAACTTATATGGGAAAAATGGAAGTCGGATTACTTAAATACATTACAAGCTAGATCAAAATGGATGgtaacaaaaaatgatttaaagataGGACAGATGGTACTTGTAAAAGAAGATTTCTTGCCTTTAAATACCTGGATTTTAGGCcgaataatttatgtttatcatGGTTCGGATAATAAAGTGCGTGTAGTAAAAATTCGCACAAAATCTGGGATATTTAAAAGAGCTGTTTCTAAAATAGCTGTCTTGCCTAtcgatacataaaaaaaatactgtatttttcattatgttatatattctgttttacattttaaaatgtttatgttttatattgtcaagttatgtaatatttgtgtttatttttttaaattttatatgttaagtTCTTGCATGCAAACATTGCAAGGCCGGGCGGGATGTTGGCGCGCATGCGCGTCAGCGCCCCAATCGGCAAAAGATTTTGTAACTTCCACAATGACAGACGGCTCTCATGTAGCTCcgtctaattaaaaataaaacttctgaaATCGCATTTAgcgataattaaaataaataaaaataaatcatctctttttttaaagagtggtccgtcttataaatttttctctttacgAATATtccatcattattttaaatgttattcaggggcttcactttttaaattttggacactgtaatgaaatttggtaaGTATCGgttgaaaataatcaatatatacacacacatatatatatatacttaccAAGTTggatggataaataaatattgatgatttCCACGCTGTTTGTTTGaatatgtgattaaatttgggtaattttatcatgatttcaaattctggtaaaattatttcctcggttaaatatacttttcagttttgtatttctacTAAATCTGTGGTACTAATTAAGaactatacttttaaaaaccagaatttctggtaaaccgctACTATACgagctgaaaaattatttaagtaatggtttgactaccatatattttagtttcataccagaattattttttttttaccagaaatgcttAAACCATTCAagtacaattattttatcagaaaacttTTTCTCCGTGTGCAAATGGCCTCACCGCG contains these protein-coding regions:
- the LOC122273365 gene encoding uncharacterized protein, whose translation is MKIFNETVEFKDGRYIVQFPFRKDYNELADNYSLAKQRFRSLWKRFTHDPDLYDRYREIIQDYTSQGIIEIVKLDSIQDECERPIFYLPHMAVKKESLTTSLRIVFDAAAHEVNELSLNDCLWPGPNLNPNLLYVLIEFRLNRTAFCSVKQAFLQIGLAEVHKDAVRFFWSNDEPSVSKDHKLIIFHFNRVNFGVNSSPFLLAATIRHHIKKYENDLPVIIQLLDRNLYVDDL
- the LOC122273366 gene encoding uncharacterized protein — protein: MKCLIQELWSEKIPWDESLPPKIEKGWIKWCEEIPFLENLKIPRLVLNSISKEDIVEEIHSFCDASKNAYEATVYLKVYTPNEPIVRLLTSKSRVASLNSVTLPRLELLGALVAARLTSKVEKIVNLKRSSIAYHWTDSKIALYWIKGKTTRWKQFVANRVKEIATLTDPNSWHHCAGTDNPADILSRGISAECLVDSSRWWTGAEFLIESDFQETLEQSFPDIKSLAESEKGTIFREAKTVSSTENFFIIVSIRIRKWDPRQLTSLNPFVDGYGLIRVGGRLDNASVPFDQKHQIILPKKSKLSKIYFHSLHRKLLHIGPQGLLSAVRLKFWPLGGHNLARQTVHQCVTCFTSKPFLSTQIMGNLPSERVNMSPPFSVTGIGLCGPFTVKYKHQRKGTLNKVYICIFICFSTKAIHLEQLTDLTSDSMIATLKRFTSRRGKCSKIYTDNATNFVGANSQLKKFYGLINFPDQILANYFTSEGIEWNFIPPKSPHFGGLWEVGVKSVKHHLKRAVGKFHFTYEEMETIVIQIEGILNSRPLCPLSGDNDSFDVLTPGHFLIGRPITSIVEPNLTDLNDNRLSRWQKTTKVVQLIWEKWKSDYLNTLQARSKWM